Proteins encoded within one genomic window of Granulicella pectinivorans:
- a CDS encoding glycosyltransferase, protein MLLSVVVIGRNEGERLAACLHSVQHMRRDGFTVETIYVDSGSVDGSVELAEAMGARVVALSPERPSAALGRNAGWRAGLGEMILFLDGDTILDPEFVAASLPEFNAPEIAIVWGHRRETRPRSSMYVRMLDLDWIYAPGFTPYCGGDALMRRAVLESVGGFDDTLIAGEEPELCRRIAAKGFRILHVDRKMTGHDLAIHHFSQYWRRNTRAGYAFAEVSDMLKARGESFWEEEAVKNRNRALTHIAVLLAGVLGSVLLRSALPLALMIAFFAAISLRSALKNRWKTDDWVALLLFGIHSHFQQLPIFWGQLKYKWNRRRGTRQKLVEYKRS, encoded by the coding sequence ATGCTCCTCTCCGTGGTCGTGATCGGGCGCAACGAGGGCGAGCGGCTCGCCGCATGTCTGCACTCCGTGCAGCACATGCGCCGCGACGGCTTCACCGTCGAGACCATCTACGTCGATTCGGGCTCGGTCGACGGCAGCGTCGAACTCGCCGAGGCCATGGGCGCACGCGTCGTGGCACTCTCTCCCGAGCGTCCCTCCGCAGCCCTCGGCCGAAACGCCGGATGGCGCGCCGGCCTGGGCGAGATGATCCTCTTCCTCGATGGCGACACCATCCTCGATCCGGAGTTCGTCGCGGCATCCCTGCCGGAGTTCAACGCACCCGAGATCGCCATCGTCTGGGGCCACCGCCGGGAGACGCGCCCCAGAAGCTCCATGTACGTCCGCATGCTCGACCTCGACTGGATCTACGCTCCCGGCTTCACGCCCTACTGCGGCGGAGACGCCCTCATGCGGCGCGCGGTGCTCGAGTCCGTCGGCGGATTCGACGACACCCTCATCGCCGGCGAAGAACCCGAGCTCTGCCGCAGGATCGCGGCAAAAGGCTTCAGAATCCTCCACGTCGACCGCAAGATGACCGGTCACGACCTCGCGATCCACCACTTCAGCCAGTACTGGCGGCGCAACACCCGCGCCGGCTACGCCTTCGCCGAGGTCTCGGACATGCTGAAGGCCCGCGGAGAAAGCTTCTGGGAAGAAGAGGCCGTGAAAAACCGCAATCGTGCCCTGACCCATATCGCGGTGTTGCTCGCCGGAGTGCTCGGCTCTGTCCTGCTCCGGAGCGCGTTGCCCCTCGCTCTGATGATCGCGTTCTTCGCGGCCATCAGCCTCCGCTCCGCCCTGAAAAATCGCTGGAAGACCGACGACTGGGTAGCCCTGCTTCTCTTCGGCATCCACTCGCACTTCCAGCAACTGCCGATCTTCTGGGGCCAGTTGAAGTACAAGTGGAATCGTCGCCGCGGAACCAGGCAGAAGCTCGTAGAGTACAAGCGCAGCTAA
- a CDS encoding high-affinity nickel-transport family protein → MFAPFQSVTTAHPLASFAAVVGLGLVLGMRHSTDPDHVVAVSTIVARERSVPRGALIGVLWGLGHTITIVAVGAAIILFKLVIPPRLGLSMELAVAAMLILLGVLNLTGVLSRITHHFTPEPTKPTLGLFHILRPLFIGLVHGLAGSAAVALLVLSMIPSPTWAVAYLAVFGLGTVLGMMLMTTAMAIPIALTGRGATRTLTVVSGLASICFGLFLVYQIGFVDGLFTANVHWIPS, encoded by the coding sequence ATGTTCGCCCCCTTCCAGTCCGTGACCACGGCCCACCCGCTGGCTTCGTTCGCTGCGGTCGTCGGGCTTGGACTGGTCCTGGGGATGCGGCACTCGACCGATCCCGACCATGTGGTCGCGGTTTCCACGATCGTCGCGCGGGAGCGCTCGGTCCCACGGGGGGCGCTGATCGGTGTGCTGTGGGGGCTTGGTCACACGATCACGATCGTGGCCGTGGGCGCTGCCATCATCCTCTTCAAGCTGGTGATTCCGCCCCGCCTGGGCCTTTCGATGGAACTTGCGGTCGCCGCCATGCTGATTCTGCTCGGCGTGCTGAACCTGACGGGCGTTCTCTCGCGCATCACCCACCACTTCACGCCGGAGCCGACGAAGCCCACGCTGGGCCTCTTTCACATCCTGCGCCCGCTCTTCATCGGGCTGGTCCACGGACTCGCGGGATCCGCGGCTGTTGCCTTGCTGGTGCTCTCGATGATTCCAAGCCCCACCTGGGCGGTGGCTTATCTGGCGGTCTTCGGGCTGGGCACGGTGCTGGGGATGATGCTGATGACGACGGCGATGGCGATTCCCATCGCCTTGACCGGACGCGGCGCCACCCGCACCCTGACGGTCGTTTCTGGCCTTGCGAGCATCTGCTTCGGCCTTTTCCTGGTGTATCAGATCGGCTTCGTCGATGGCCTTTTTACGGCGAACGTTCACTGGATTCCCAGTTGA
- a CDS encoding polysaccharide biosynthesis/export family protein yields MMLVRRCSLMGMVLIAGLCQAQDAAPGLQMNREAVLKAFEPAADQPYQLGRGDEISVDVIGRPELTGKHTIGPDGNITMPIVGSVKVVDQTREGAAEVIKEALGAYYAGMTVSIGVDKYSSNKILLLGAVEHPGILLFDGPPTLLEVISRGGAQLQAGGGSGGSGGGSIDASPSTRPIAVPEECMIYRGNETMITVQLRSLLDEGNALANMRLKRDDVVYVPGQTKYVSILGMVARPGNMRLDAKSTLPQLLAQAGGVTELAGKNPKIQIIHRGVNGQPGRTQEVAYKDMLTPRTLDLSLQTGDIILVPESTFNGLGYAFAKISPLVQLFTVSSLLH; encoded by the coding sequence ATGATGCTGGTGCGTCGATGCTCGCTGATGGGAATGGTGCTGATCGCTGGACTGTGCCAGGCGCAGGATGCCGCGCCCGGCCTGCAGATGAACCGGGAAGCCGTCCTCAAGGCCTTCGAGCCAGCGGCGGATCAGCCCTACCAACTCGGGCGCGGCGATGAGATCTCGGTCGACGTCATCGGCCGCCCGGAGCTGACCGGAAAGCACACCATCGGCCCCGACGGAAACATCACCATGCCCATCGTAGGCTCGGTGAAGGTAGTCGACCAGACCCGCGAAGGCGCCGCCGAGGTCATCAAAGAGGCACTCGGAGCCTACTACGCAGGGATGACTGTCTCCATCGGAGTGGACAAGTACTCCTCCAACAAGATCCTCCTCCTCGGCGCGGTCGAGCATCCTGGAATCCTTCTCTTCGACGGCCCTCCAACCCTCCTCGAAGTCATCTCCCGCGGAGGAGCCCAGTTGCAGGCAGGCGGCGGATCGGGTGGGAGCGGCGGCGGCAGTATCGACGCCAGCCCTTCGACGCGGCCGATCGCAGTCCCCGAAGAGTGCATGATCTATCGCGGCAACGAGACCATGATCACCGTCCAGCTCCGCAGTCTGCTCGATGAGGGCAACGCCCTCGCGAACATGCGCCTCAAACGCGACGACGTCGTCTACGTCCCCGGTCAGACCAAATATGTCTCCATCCTCGGCATGGTGGCGCGCCCCGGAAACATGCGGCTGGATGCAAAATCCACGCTGCCCCAACTCCTCGCGCAGGCTGGCGGAGTCACCGAGCTGGCCGGCAAGAACCCGAAGATCCAGATCATCCATCGCGGCGTGAACGGCCAGCCCGGACGAACGCAGGAAGTCGCGTACAAGGACATGCTCACCCCCAGAACGCTGGATCTCTCCCTCCAGACAGGGGATATCATTCTCGTACCGGAGAGCACCTTCAACGGCCTCGGCTATGCCTTCGCCAAGATCTCGCCTCTGGTGCAGCTCTTTACGGTGAGTTCGCTGCTTCACTGA
- a CDS encoding Gfo/Idh/MocA family protein — translation MVTRRTFMGQATAAAAVMALPTARALGANDRIRVALVGCGDRGQEDMRNALKQPNIEIVAAADVYTRRLEQMTAKYPGIKTYDDPLKLLENKDVDAVINATPLHLHAKYFLATLAAGKDLYSEKTMCYNIADATACRDAAKASKQVVQIGMQHESEGELRDVQSWVKGGKLGKLTMVEAWMSRNTPRGKGQWVRPIPEDCNPAHVRWDLFLANRPKAEFDPMKFINWRLFWEFSGGNITENMVHQIAWIASALDLDVPAAAYCAGGVFSEKDGRQVPDTIAVTLEYPNDLTVLWQSTFSNARYGLGEHYLGSNGTIEHVSGSTGMITGSRSGNTTYMPEKINNAEGTVIQSSTPGVDHMANWFEAIRSRSHNVHATVDVGYKSSVAAYMSNLAYRRKARVTFEEAKAADPNALWMDMPGHHAHG, via the coding sequence ATGGTCACACGCAGAACATTCATGGGCCAGGCTACCGCCGCAGCCGCTGTCATGGCGCTCCCCACCGCACGCGCCCTCGGTGCCAACGATCGCATCCGGGTAGCCCTTGTGGGCTGCGGAGATCGCGGCCAGGAGGACATGCGCAACGCCCTCAAACAGCCCAACATCGAGATTGTTGCCGCAGCCGACGTCTATACGCGCCGCCTGGAGCAGATGACCGCCAAATATCCCGGCATCAAGACCTACGATGACCCGCTGAAACTCCTCGAAAACAAGGACGTGGACGCGGTCATCAACGCGACGCCCCTGCATCTGCACGCCAAGTACTTCCTGGCCACCCTTGCGGCGGGCAAGGACCTCTACTCCGAGAAGACGATGTGCTACAACATCGCCGATGCCACGGCCTGTCGCGACGCCGCCAAGGCCTCCAAACAGGTCGTCCAGATCGGGATGCAGCACGAGAGCGAAGGCGAACTCCGCGATGTGCAGAGTTGGGTGAAGGGCGGAAAACTGGGTAAGCTCACGATGGTTGAGGCCTGGATGAGCCGCAATACCCCGCGTGGAAAGGGCCAATGGGTCCGGCCAATTCCCGAGGACTGCAACCCGGCGCACGTCCGCTGGGATCTCTTTTTGGCGAATCGTCCGAAGGCCGAGTTCGACCCGATGAAGTTCATCAACTGGCGTCTCTTCTGGGAGTTTTCCGGGGGCAACATCACGGAGAACATGGTGCACCAGATCGCGTGGATCGCCTCTGCGCTCGATCTCGACGTTCCCGCGGCGGCCTACTGCGCGGGCGGCGTCTTCTCCGAGAAGGATGGCCGCCAGGTCCCCGATACCATCGCCGTGACGCTGGAATATCCCAACGACCTCACGGTGCTTTGGCAGTCTACCTTCTCGAACGCCCGCTACGGTCTTGGGGAGCACTATCTCGGCTCGAATGGCACGATCGAGCATGTCTCCGGTTCGACCGGTATGATCACCGGCAGCCGCTCCGGCAATACCACCTACATGCCGGAGAAGATCAACAACGCCGAGGGCACGGTCATCCAGTCCAGCACCCCGGGCGTGGATCATATGGCCAACTGGTTCGAGGCCATTCGCTCCCGCTCGCACAACGTCCATGCCACGGTGGATGTGGGCTACAAGTCTTCGGTCGCGGCCTACATGTCGAACCTCGCGTACCGCCGCAAGGCTCGCGTGACGTTCGAGGAAGCGAAGGCTGCCGACCCCAACGCGCTGTGGATGGATATGCCCGGGCACCACGCGCACGGCTAG
- a CDS encoding serine O-acetyltransferase: MFENIRDDWKSHDRQWNRHGFWVLVIYRFGRWRYGIKPRALRVPFSFAYKVMKFWSEMLLQVELPCEAVIGRGLVIEHIGGIIISGDAVLGDDCTLRNGVTIGLRRKGTRGSPRIGNRVDIGTGAKILGEIVIGDDVAIGANAVVLTDIPSGSIAVGIPATIRPMKGGRA; the protein is encoded by the coding sequence GTGTTCGAAAATATTCGCGACGACTGGAAGAGCCACGACCGGCAATGGAACCGGCACGGATTCTGGGTGCTCGTCATCTACCGCTTCGGGCGATGGCGCTACGGCATCAAGCCCCGCGCGCTCCGGGTTCCCTTCTCCTTTGCCTATAAAGTCATGAAATTCTGGTCGGAGATGCTCCTGCAGGTGGAGCTGCCCTGCGAGGCCGTCATCGGCCGTGGTCTCGTCATCGAGCATATCGGCGGCATCATCATCAGCGGAGACGCGGTGCTGGGCGACGACTGCACGCTCCGCAACGGCGTCACCATCGGACTCCGCCGCAAAGGCACACGCGGCTCGCCACGCATCGGCAACCGCGTGGACATCGGCACAGGCGCGAAGATCCTCGGCGAGATCGTCATCGGCGACGACGTCGCCATCGGCGCGAACGCCGTCGTCCTCACCGATATCCCCTCCGGCTCCATCGCCGTGGGAATCCCCGCAACCATCCGTCCCATGAAGGGCGGGCGCGCCTGA
- a CDS encoding SGNH/GDSL hydrolase family protein has protein sequence MRLARLLLGGTLFMLSAATAATLYRAHEETQNVPDTQKLARTLEIIRTSTPTHRKVLKVLFYGQSITKSGWDQQVQEHWKQRYPNTIFVVQNLAIGGFPTQDLERTTARDLAASYPDLIVFHDYGDHRAYERIVRLFRTNTVADILVQTDHGDTMPDPVCREGLALGRPPGCAGWFWVHQRDWHDEMSYHKIPALGRKYGLAVEPQRQWWRDYLLRNHMAPEALLADIVHPNESGKTLIASFFNQYFDGLVDRWSHETENTVTTLPATPKVHFEGTRLELITDRPLAATPSVTIDGKPALDHDGCWLATRATALDTGRDWPALRRIDLIHDHTAEDWTATLSHFTPDDADFEFTLSGSVSGNQGSGRASRDFVTPSGALKIASVDWMPPRAFQETKLPLHDPFIVKWSVAPICAASPETPGSEYRYVLAAGLPPGPHTARIEGDLTGYLRIDRPPLR, from the coding sequence ATGCGTCTGGCAAGGCTTCTTCTGGGTGGAACACTCTTTATGCTGAGCGCGGCCACGGCCGCCACGCTCTACCGCGCGCACGAAGAGACCCAGAACGTCCCCGACACGCAGAAGCTCGCCCGCACCCTCGAGATCATCCGCACCAGCACCCCCACCCACCGCAAGGTCCTCAAGGTCCTCTTCTACGGCCAGTCCATCACCAAAAGCGGCTGGGACCAGCAGGTTCAGGAGCACTGGAAGCAGCGCTACCCCAACACCATCTTCGTCGTCCAGAACCTCGCCATCGGCGGCTTCCCCACCCAGGATCTCGAACGCACCACCGCCCGCGACCTCGCCGCCTCCTACCCCGACCTCATCGTCTTCCACGACTACGGCGACCATCGCGCCTACGAGCGCATCGTCCGCCTCTTCCGCACGAACACCGTCGCCGACATCCTCGTCCAGACCGACCACGGCGACACCATGCCCGACCCCGTCTGCCGCGAAGGCCTCGCCCTCGGCCGCCCCCCCGGCTGCGCCGGCTGGTTCTGGGTCCATCAGCGCGACTGGCACGATGAGATGTCCTACCACAAGATCCCGGCCCTCGGCCGCAAGTACGGTCTCGCCGTCGAGCCCCAGCGCCAGTGGTGGCGCGACTACCTACTGCGAAACCACATGGCCCCGGAAGCCCTCCTCGCCGACATCGTCCACCCCAACGAATCCGGCAAAACCCTCATCGCCAGCTTCTTCAACCAGTACTTCGATGGCCTTGTCGACCGCTGGAGCCACGAAACCGAAAACACCGTAACCACCCTCCCCGCCACTCCCAAGGTCCACTTCGAAGGCACCCGCCTGGAGCTGATCACCGATCGCCCCCTTGCCGCCACCCCGTCCGTGACCATCGACGGCAAGCCCGCCCTCGATCACGACGGCTGCTGGCTCGCCACCCGCGCCACCGCCCTCGATACCGGTCGCGACTGGCCCGCCCTCCGCCGCATCGATCTCATCCACGACCACACCGCCGAGGACTGGACCGCCACCCTCTCCCACTTCACCCCCGACGACGCCGACTTCGAGTTCACCCTCTCCGGCTCCGTCTCCGGCAATCAGGGCTCCGGCCGCGCCTCCCGCGACTTCGTCACCCCATCCGGGGCCCTCAAAATTGCCTCCGTCGACTGGATGCCCCCCCGCGCCTTCCAGGAGACTAAGCTCCCCCTGCACGACCCATTCATCGTGAAGTGGTCCGTCGCCCCAATCTGCGCAGCCTCCCCCGAGACACCCGGCTCAGAGTACCGCTACGTCCTGGCTGCCGGCCTTCCCCCCGGACCCCACACCGCCCGGATCGAGGGTGATCTCACCGGGTATCTCCGAATCGACCGCCCGCCCCTCCGGTAA